One window of the Primulina eburnea isolate SZY01 chromosome 18, ASM2296580v1, whole genome shotgun sequence genome contains the following:
- the LOC140820000 gene encoding uncharacterized protein At5g50100, chloroplastic isoform X1, whose protein sequence is MTFRGAIYVGKQTNTCLLSLPRYLRTTCNVSSSSRFHQSSVYPLSQTGENCRIRAVSGVTVDPVAPKKETEEPSKENWKIKMLYDGECPLCMREVNMLLERNRSYGAIKFVDISSDTYRAEDNQGLDYKTAMGRIHAILSDNTVVTDVEAFRKLYEAVGLGWVYAITKYEPIASIADAIYGVWAKYRLPITGHKFERRFIPKQLVFWVREPPNSISHSNNCFLKPCVSTFRRQCLHVWFMLPLASINI, encoded by the exons ATGACTTTCAGAGGAGCAATCTACGTCGGGAAACAAACGAACACATGTTTGCTATCGCTTCCTCGGTATCTCCGAACCACGTGTAATGTCTCTTCTTCGAGCCGTTTTCACCAATCAAGCGTATACCCTTTGTCTCAGACAG GAGAGAACTGTCGAATTCGGGCTGTAAGTGGGGTGACAGTTGATCCGGTGGCTCCCAAGAAAGAAACAGAGGAGCCATCTAAAGAGAATTGGAAGATTAAGATGCTTTATGATGGAGAATGCCCACTATGTATGCGAGAG GTTAACATGCTACTTGAGAGGAATAGAAGTTATGGAGCTATAAAATTTGTGGACATAAGTTCGGATACATATCGTGCGGAGGATAATCAAGGCCTTGATTACAAAACT GCAATGGGACGTATTCATGCAATTCTATCTGACAACACTGTGGTAACAGATGTTGAG GCATTCAGAAAACTTTATGAAGCTGTTGGCTTGGGATGGGTGTATGCCATTACTAAATATGAACCT ATTGCAAGTATCGCGGATGCTATTTATGGTGTTTGGGCTAAGTATCGTCTTCCTATTACAG GCCATAAATTTGAAAGAAGATTCATACCTAAGCAACTAGTTTTCTGGGTGAGAGAGCCTCCCAATAGTATAAGCCACTCGAACAATTGCTTTCTGAAACCATGTGTTAGCACATTTCGTCGCCAATGTCTTCATGTTTGGTTTATGCTGCCACTGgcttccataaacatttaa
- the LOC140819455 gene encoding uncharacterized protein isoform X2: MGNCQAIDNATLVIQHPSGKVDHLFNPVTVGEIMKMNPGHYVAILLATTLYSSASAAGSLAAGSVKDYASRASNSNVPLRVTRIKLLRPTDTLVLGHVYRLVTTQEVMKGLGAKKLAKMKQDQQQKITGKQSSDFDAVVRRIDVEKTKQVNHGRQKSRNNSSVNAASRHRTWQPALNSISESAS; the protein is encoded by the exons ATGGGAAACTGCCAAGCCATAGATAATGCCACTCTGGTAATCCAGCACCCCTCCGGCAAAGTCGATCACCTCTTCAATCCTGTCACGGTCGGCGAAATCATGAAGATGAATCCCGGTCATTACGTCGCTATCCTCCTCGCCACCACCTTGTATTCCTCCGCCTCCGCGGCCGGTTCACTGGCTGCAGGTTCTGTAAAGGACTACGCAAGTAGAGCGAGCAACAGCAACGTCCCACTTCGTGTCACGCGGATTAAGCTCCTCCGGCCGACGGATACTCTGGTTCTCGGCCATGTGTACCGACTCGTCACCACCCAAG AGGTGATGAAAGGGTTGGGAGCCAAGAAGTTAGCCAAGATGAAACAGGATCAGCAGCAGAAGATTACAGGGAAACAGAGTTCAGATTTTGATGCAGTTGTTCGGAGAATTGATGTGGAGAAGACAAAGCAG GTGAACCATGGCAGGCAAAAATCAAGAAACAACTCATCCGTAAATGCTGCATCAAGACACAGAACATGGCAGCCAGCATTAAACAGCATCTCTGAATCCGCAAGCTGA
- the LOC140819455 gene encoding uncharacterized protein isoform X1 has product MGNCQAIDNATLVIQHPSGKVDHLFNPVTVGEIMKMNPGHYVAILLATTLYSSASAAGSLAAGSVKDYASRASNSNVPLRVTRIKLLRPTDTLVLGHVYRLVTTQEVMKGLGAKKLAKMKQDQQQKITGKQSSDFDAVVRRIDVEKTKQQVNHGRQKSRNNSSVNAASRHRTWQPALNSISESAS; this is encoded by the exons ATGGGAAACTGCCAAGCCATAGATAATGCCACTCTGGTAATCCAGCACCCCTCCGGCAAAGTCGATCACCTCTTCAATCCTGTCACGGTCGGCGAAATCATGAAGATGAATCCCGGTCATTACGTCGCTATCCTCCTCGCCACCACCTTGTATTCCTCCGCCTCCGCGGCCGGTTCACTGGCTGCAGGTTCTGTAAAGGACTACGCAAGTAGAGCGAGCAACAGCAACGTCCCACTTCGTGTCACGCGGATTAAGCTCCTCCGGCCGACGGATACTCTGGTTCTCGGCCATGTGTACCGACTCGTCACCACCCAAG AGGTGATGAAAGGGTTGGGAGCCAAGAAGTTAGCCAAGATGAAACAGGATCAGCAGCAGAAGATTACAGGGAAACAGAGTTCAGATTTTGATGCAGTTGTTCGGAGAATTGATGTGGAGAAGACAAAGCAG CAGGTGAACCATGGCAGGCAAAAATCAAGAAACAACTCATCCGTAAATGCTGCATCAAGACACAGAACATGGCAGCCAGCATTAAACAGCATCTCTGAATCCGCAAGCTGA
- the LOC140820000 gene encoding uncharacterized protein At5g50100, chloroplastic isoform X2, protein MTFRGAIYVGKQTNTCLLSLPRYLRTTCNVSSSSRFHQSSVYPLSQTGENCRIRAVSGVTVDPVAPKKETEEPSKENWKIKMLYDGECPLCMREVNMLLERNRSYGAIKFVDISSDTYRAEDNQGLDYKTAMGRIHAILSDNTVVTDVEAFRKLYEAVGLGWVYAITKYEPIASIADAIYGVWAKYRLPITGRPPLEQVLEARKKKNELCGDSKVCKT, encoded by the exons ATGACTTTCAGAGGAGCAATCTACGTCGGGAAACAAACGAACACATGTTTGCTATCGCTTCCTCGGTATCTCCGAACCACGTGTAATGTCTCTTCTTCGAGCCGTTTTCACCAATCAAGCGTATACCCTTTGTCTCAGACAG GAGAGAACTGTCGAATTCGGGCTGTAAGTGGGGTGACAGTTGATCCGGTGGCTCCCAAGAAAGAAACAGAGGAGCCATCTAAAGAGAATTGGAAGATTAAGATGCTTTATGATGGAGAATGCCCACTATGTATGCGAGAG GTTAACATGCTACTTGAGAGGAATAGAAGTTATGGAGCTATAAAATTTGTGGACATAAGTTCGGATACATATCGTGCGGAGGATAATCAAGGCCTTGATTACAAAACT GCAATGGGACGTATTCATGCAATTCTATCTGACAACACTGTGGTAACAGATGTTGAG GCATTCAGAAAACTTTATGAAGCTGTTGGCTTGGGATGGGTGTATGCCATTACTAAATATGAACCT ATTGCAAGTATCGCGGATGCTATTTATGGTGTTTGGGCTAAGTATCGTCTTCCTATTACAG GTCGACCGCCTCTAGAACAAGTTTtagaagcaaggaagaaaaag AATGAGTTATGTGGAGACAGCAAGGTTTGTAAGACGTAG
- the LOC140819011 gene encoding uncharacterized protein, which translates to MNLPMEGASNSGTELPGSSEIDGQLVLALRKMMEKEMEVVVINTFHRLILPIMEDLISKVVKEEIQSAVMTHGLGNRTHEATMSTENRTLQLKFLDEVSLPVLTGKEIEGKGGTAMRLAIVNNMTGQLVTSGPEASAKVEILLLQADDDDNEHNWSTEDFDNKIIRESDEEKPHVAKGMYVRLKEGVAILSDVKLGHGSIWKKRCSCRLGARFVDNSNGSKVKQAWTESFTVEDRRGKLYGKHHPPFLSDEVWRLEKIGKERCKRLSEENIKTVRDFLFSLSADPQKLKRVFGCSKEWKATVEHARTCNIDDKKISLYRSPTKFNYIVAFDVVPQLLGIVRDSHYVRLDNLCEVEQANARELFLLALENRKDITSVDDETSLLQQFPYESCDICVATDSVRNDEYAPIEPDTGPSMCPSNKVSLIVSERMQQICDPSLPVPDQGPSSSTSALGYNQALGDPSLTVPHQGPSSLPFALGFNQALCDPSLAVPDQGPSSSLIPLGSNQALCDPSLIVPYQGTSSSLIPLGSNQRFCDPSLIVPYNGPSYSLIPPGSCQALCDPSVIAPDQPIYSPIDLGLYQALYHSTLTLPDQGPIYPLNDLGSNQALCDPSFTVPDQGPIYSLIALGSYQASCNPYSTVWDQGQSSSLFALGSKHALHDASLSLHDQGPSSSVIALGSYQASSDPSLTVPEQASSDRLTDLNDLFEHSDDNELISLFYHHNNKNSKTHTKSHSVQRCNAGSIRFFAAVGLTMWVSRVRKRVMGSCDFDVQKRQRIC; encoded by the exons TCATTCTGCCCATTATGGAAGATTTGATTAGTAAAGTT GTGAAAGAAGAAATTCAATCTGCGGTTATGACTCATGGCCTTGG GAACCGTACACATGAAGCAACTATGTCCACTGAAAACAGAACTTTACAGCTGAAGTTTTTAGATGAAGTTTCTCTTCCTGTTCTGACCGGCAAGGAGATTGAAGGAAAAGGAGGCACTGCCATGAGGTTGGCTATTGTCAATAATATGACAGGGCAACTAGTTACTTCCGGGCCCGAAGCCTCGGCAAAGGTTGAGATACTACTTCTTCAGGCAGATGATGATGACAATGAACACAATTGGAGCACCGAAGACTTCGATAATAAGATCATTAGGGAAAGTGATGAAGAGAAACCACATGTTGCTAAAGGTATGTATGTGCGTCTCAAGGAAGGGGTGGCCATCTTATCTGATGTCAAGTTGGGACATGGCTCTATCTGGAAGAAGCGCTGTTCTTGCCGACTTGGAGCAAGATTTGTAGATAATTCTAATGGGAGTAAGGTGAAGCAAGCATGGACGGAGTCATTTACAGTCGAAGACCGCCGAGGAAAAT TGTATGGAAAGCATCATCCACCATTTCTTTCAGATGAGGTTTGGAGATTGGAAAAAATTGGCAAGGAACGCTGTAAGCGCCTGTCCGAGGAAAACATTAAGACAGTACGAGATTTTCTGTTTTCACTCTCTGCTGATCCTCAGAAGCTAAAACGA GTTTTCGGATGTTCTAAGGAGTGGAAGGCCACAGTGGAACATGCTCGAACGTGCAATATTGATGATAAAAAGATTTCTTTATATCGCTCTCctactaaatttaattatattgtgGCTTTTGATGTTGTGCCCCAACTGCTGGGGATAGTCCGCGACTCTCATTATGTTCGTCTTGACAATCTGTGTGAAGTCGAACAG GCAAATGCAAGGGAGTTGTTTTTACTTGCACTTGAAAATCGAAAGGACATAACTTCTGTTGATGATGAAACTTCTCTCTTGCAACAATTTCCTTATGAATCCTGTGACATTTGTGTTGCCACAGATTCTGTACGTAATGATGAATATGCTCCGATAGAACCGGATACCGGTCCTTCTATGTGTCCTTCAAACAAAGTTAGCTTGATTGTCTCAGAAAGAATGCAACAAATATGTGATCCATCTTTGCCAGTGCCTGATCAGGGCCCTAGTTCTTCAACGAGTGCTCTTGGTTATAATCAAGCCTTAGGTGATCCATCTTTGACTGTCCCTCATCAGGGCCCAAGTTCTTTACCGTTTGCTCTTGGTTTTAATCAAGCCTTATGTGATCCATCTTTGGCTGTCCCTGATCAGGGCCCAAGTTCTTCGCTGATTCCTCTTGGTTCTAATCAGGCGTTGTGCGATCCATCTTTGATTGTCCCTTATCAGGGCACAAGTTCTTCACTGATTCCTCTTGGTTCTAATCAGAGGTTTTGTGATCCATCTTTGATTGTCCCTTATAATGGTCCAAGTTATTCACTGATTCCTCCTGGTTCTTGTCAGGCCTTATGTGATCCATCTGTGATTGCCCCTGATCAGCCAATTTATTCACCAATTGATCTTGGCTTGTACCAGGCCTTATATCATTCAACTTTGACTCTCCCTGATCAGGGGCCAATTTATCCTCTGAACGATCTTGGTTCGAATCAGGCCTTATGTGATCCATCTTTTACTGTCCCTGATCAAGGCCCAATTTACTCATTGATTGCTCTTGGTTCTTATCAAGCCTCATGCAATCCATATTCGACTGTCTGGGATCAAGGCCAGAGTTCTTCACTATTTGCTCTTGGTTCTAAACATGCCTTGCATGATGCATCTTTGTCTCTCCATGATCAGGGACCAAGTTCTTCAGTGATTGCTCTTGGTTCTTATCAGGCCTCAAGTGACCCATCTTTGACAGTCCCTGAACAGGCCTCAAGTGACCGATTAACTGATCTAAATGATTTATTTGAACATTCTGATGACAATGAGCTGATATCTCTATTTTACCATCATAAcaataaaaattctaaaactcACACTAAATCACATTCTGTTCAACGATGTAATGCCGGCAGTATCCGATTCTTTGCGGCTGTGGGTCTCACGATGTGGGTATCTCGAGTAAGAAAGAGGGTTATGGGTTCTTGCGATTTTGATGTTCAGAAGAGGCAGAGGATCTGTTAA